The proteins below come from a single Limnohabitans sp. 2KL-27 genomic window:
- a CDS encoding NAD(P)H-dependent glycerol-3-phosphate dehydrogenase, whose product MQITFIGAGAWGTALAIAASQQPATHRVVLHARDAAQALTLQQQRRNERYLPGIELPQALAIISGPLDALLQSATAEDLFIIATPMAGLRSTLLALQDVPASVAWLCKGFEAGTGLMPHEVQAEVAPQLRAGALSGPSFAQEVASTQPTALVAASPHASVRDALVKAFHGGSLRVYANEDIVGVEVGGAVKNVLAIATGLCDGLQLGLNARAALITRGLAEMTRLGVALGAKPETFMGLSGLGDLVLTATGDLSRNRKVGLLLAQGLSLAQAVTSLGHVAEGVYSARTVWQRAQSLGVDMPITEAVVALLDGRLQAREAVQVLMGRGPRGEAV is encoded by the coding sequence ATGCAGATCACCTTCATCGGTGCAGGGGCCTGGGGCACCGCGTTGGCCATTGCCGCCAGCCAACAGCCCGCGACCCACCGGGTGGTTTTGCATGCGCGTGACGCTGCACAGGCCCTCACCCTGCAGCAGCAGCGCCGCAACGAGCGCTACCTGCCCGGCATCGAACTGCCGCAAGCGCTCGCCATCATTTCAGGCCCGCTGGACGCTCTGCTGCAGTCCGCCACGGCCGAAGACCTGTTCATCATTGCCACCCCCATGGCTGGCCTGCGCAGCACCTTGCTGGCGCTGCAGGACGTGCCCGCATCGGTGGCCTGGTTGTGCAAGGGCTTTGAGGCGGGCACAGGCCTCATGCCCCACGAAGTGCAGGCTGAGGTCGCCCCCCAACTGCGGGCAGGGGCGCTGAGCGGCCCCAGTTTTGCACAAGAGGTGGCCAGCACCCAACCCACCGCGCTGGTGGCGGCCAGCCCACACGCCTCGGTGCGTGATGCGCTGGTCAAGGCCTTTCATGGCGGGTCGCTGCGCGTGTACGCGAATGAAGACATCGTCGGTGTCGAGGTGGGCGGCGCTGTTAAAAACGTGCTGGCCATCGCCACGGGCCTGTGCGATGGCTTGCAGCTGGGGCTGAACGCCCGGGCCGCGCTCATCACCCGAGGCCTGGCTGAAATGACCCGCTTGGGTGTGGCGCTGGGCGCCAAGCCCGAAACATTCATGGGCTTGTCGGGCCTGGGTGATCTGGTGCTGACGGCCACAGGCGACCTGAGCCGCAACCGCAAAGTGGGTCTGCTGCTGGCACAAGGCCTGAGCTTGGCACAAGCCGTGACTTCGCTGGGCCATGTGGCCGAAGGCGTTTACAGCGCCCGCACCGTCTGGCAACGGGCCCAAAGTTTGGGGGTGGACATGCCCATCACCGAGGCCGTGGTGGCGCTGCTCGATGGCCGCTTGCAAGCCCGAGAGGCCGTTCAGGTCTTGATGGGGCGTGGGCCTCGGGGCGAGGCGGTTTGA
- the gpmA gene encoding 2,3-diphosphoglycerate-dependent phosphoglycerate mutase has translation MYKIVLIRHGESTWNLENRFTGWTDVDLTPTGVSQAMSAGKLLKAEGLEFDLCYTSVLKRAILTLWFTLDEMDRTWLPVVNDYRLNERHYGALQGLNKADMAKQYGDEQVLVWRRSYDTPPPALEATDPRCERSDRRYPQPDVVPLTECLKDTVARVLPAWNDSIAPSIKAGKRVLIVAHGNSIRALMKYLDGISDQDIVGVNIPNGIPLVYELDENLKPIRHYYLGDAEAAAKAAAAVASQGKA, from the coding sequence ATGTACAAAATCGTCCTCATACGCCACGGCGAATCCACTTGGAACCTTGAAAACCGATTCACCGGCTGGACCGATGTGGACCTGACCCCCACCGGCGTGAGCCAAGCCATGTCGGCGGGCAAATTGCTCAAGGCTGAAGGCTTGGAATTTGACCTGTGCTACACCTCGGTGCTCAAGCGGGCCATCCTCACCCTCTGGTTCACCCTGGACGAGATGGACCGCACCTGGCTGCCGGTGGTCAATGACTACCGCCTGAACGAGCGCCACTATGGCGCACTGCAGGGGCTGAACAAAGCCGACATGGCCAAGCAATACGGTGACGAACAGGTGCTGGTCTGGCGTCGCAGCTACGACACCCCGCCGCCGGCACTGGAAGCGACCGACCCCCGCTGCGAGCGCAGCGACCGCCGCTATCCCCAGCCCGATGTCGTGCCGCTGACCGAATGCCTGAAAGACACCGTGGCCCGCGTGCTGCCTGCTTGGAATGACAGCATCGCCCCCAGCATCAAGGCCGGCAAGCGCGTGCTGATCGTGGCGCACGGCAACTCGATCCGAGCCCTGATGAAGTACTTGGACGGCATCTCTGACCAGGACATCGTGGGTGTGAACATCCCCAACGGCATCCCCTTGGTGTACGAGCTCGACGAGAACCTGAAGCCGATTCGCCACTACTACCTGGGTGACGCCGAAGCTGCTGCCAAAGCCGCTGCCGCGGTCGCCAGCCAAGGCAAAGCCTGA
- a CDS encoding response regulator transcription factor, with the protein MYLSSKQATLLGQIMQTLAEPHEETEIREIMGDLVMQLVGAQYYASFVWQPDSQIFAQPIQINMDPMNLRAYESYYQFHDPITPLMQRYQVAVRATDVLGIDELKKTEFFNDFLNKDGLYWGVNLYAWHQGQNLGDMRIWRDKRRDNFTPDELRLLDMLQPAFVTALARAQRPKQHEVLTLNTLSQRLTTREQDTARLVMLGMTDKEIARALDISTTTVRTHLENAFRKVGVSNRAALVHKLRP; encoded by the coding sequence ATGTACCTGAGCTCCAAACAGGCGACGCTACTGGGCCAGATCATGCAAACTCTGGCCGAGCCGCATGAAGAAACCGAGATTCGCGAGATCATGGGTGACTTGGTCATGCAGCTGGTCGGGGCTCAGTATTACGCCAGCTTTGTCTGGCAGCCCGACAGCCAAATTTTTGCCCAGCCCATCCAGATCAACATGGACCCGATGAATCTGCGGGCCTATGAAAGTTATTACCAGTTCCATGACCCCATCACGCCACTCATGCAGCGTTACCAGGTGGCCGTGCGTGCCACCGATGTGCTGGGAATTGACGAGCTGAAGAAAACCGAGTTCTTCAACGACTTCCTGAACAAGGATGGCTTGTATTGGGGTGTGAACCTTTACGCCTGGCACCAAGGGCAAAACCTGGGTGACATGCGCATCTGGCGCGACAAACGCAGGGATAACTTCACACCCGACGAGCTGCGCTTGCTCGACATGCTGCAGCCGGCTTTTGTCACGGCGCTGGCCCGTGCGCAAAGACCCAAGCAGCACGAAGTCTTGACGCTCAACACCCTGTCCCAACGCCTGACCACGCGCGAGCAGGACACCGCACGGCTCGTCATGCTGGGCATGACCGATAAGGAAATAGCCCGGGCGTTGGACATTTCCACCACCACGGTGCGCACCCACCTGGAAAACGCATTTCGCAAAGTCGGTGTGAGCAATCGGGCCGCACTGGTGCACAAACTCAGGCCCTGA
- a CDS encoding rhodanese-like domain-containing protein yields the protein MKFLLDNWMLIAMALASGLALLLPTLNKGQGLSPQDMVQLMNREKAIVIDVCEPDEFARGHVMGAKNLPLGQLEDKLAQLVKSKSAQVVMVCQVGARSARAAATARKLGFENVKSLAGGLKAWQAASMPVEKA from the coding sequence GTGAAATTTCTCCTCGACAACTGGATGCTCATCGCCATGGCCCTGGCCTCGGGATTGGCCTTGCTTCTTCCCACTTTGAACAAAGGCCAAGGCCTCAGCCCCCAGGACATGGTGCAGCTGATGAACCGCGAAAAAGCCATCGTCATCGACGTGTGCGAACCCGACGAATTCGCGCGCGGCCATGTGATGGGCGCCAAAAACCTGCCTTTGGGCCAGTTGGAAGACAAATTGGCCCAGCTCGTCAAGAGCAAATCGGCCCAGGTGGTCATGGTTTGCCAGGTGGGTGCGCGTTCGGCCCGCGCCGCTGCCACAGCCCGCAAGCTGGGCTTTGAAAATGTGAAATCCTTGGCCGGCGGCCTCAAAGCCTGGCAAGCCGCCAGCATGCCCGTCGAAAAAGCCTGA
- a CDS encoding DUF3460 family protein gives MSFFRRPDYTSDTTQFIEQLKAQHPELEAEQRQGRALLWDKQLSRDEQQAFKNARVAQKPYVYQTQAS, from the coding sequence ATGTCCTTTTTCCGCCGCCCTGACTACACATCTGACACCACCCAGTTCATCGAGCAACTCAAGGCGCAGCACCCCGAGTTGGAGGCCGAGCAACGCCAGGGCCGCGCCCTGCTGTGGGACAAGCAGCTGAGCCGTGACGAGCAGCAGGCTTTCAAAAACGCACGCGTGGCCCAAAAGCCCTACGTCTACCAAACCCAGGCCTCCTGA
- a CDS encoding S41 family peptidase, giving the protein MGQKLKIAGWLSVGALAGALTTVSLQTVARGNMAPLPLEELQQLAAVFGMVKSDYVEPVDEKKLISEAISGMVASLDPHSQYFDKKTFKEFSEGTSGKFVGVGIEISQEDGLVKIVSPIEGSPADRAGLKPNDLITKIDDTAVKGLSLNDAVKRMRGEPKTKVLLTIFRKSENRTFPVTIVREEIKTQSVKSKIVEPGYGWIRVSQFQERTVDDFARKIEEMYKQEPQLKGLVLDLRNDPGGLLDAAVALSAAFLPENVTVVTTNGQLEESKSIYKATPQFWRRNSSNDPITRMTVATGGALKKVPLVVLVNEGSASASEIVAGALQDYKRGTLMGSQTFGKGSVQTVRQLGPDTALKITTARYYTPNGRAIQAKGIVPEVMLDETENGNVFSALRPREADLDKHLSNGKEAQEKKDPVREKAREDAIKKLEEESKKPVAERRLPEFGSDKDFQLIQALNQLKGLPVKASTTLAERKIEKKVD; this is encoded by the coding sequence ATGGGACAAAAACTCAAAATCGCGGGCTGGCTCAGCGTTGGGGCACTGGCCGGTGCGTTGACCACCGTGTCGCTGCAAACCGTGGCACGCGGCAACATGGCCCCCTTGCCGCTGGAAGAGCTGCAGCAGCTGGCCGCTGTGTTTGGCATGGTCAAGAGCGACTACGTTGAGCCCGTGGATGAGAAAAAACTGATCTCCGAAGCCATCTCCGGCATGGTCGCCAGCCTGGACCCCCACTCCCAGTATTTCGACAAAAAAACCTTCAAAGAATTTTCTGAAGGCACCTCGGGCAAGTTTGTCGGCGTGGGCATCGAGATCAGCCAGGAAGACGGTTTGGTCAAGATCGTCTCGCCCATTGAGGGCTCACCGGCCGATCGGGCCGGCCTCAAGCCCAACGACCTGATCACCAAAATCGATGACACCGCGGTCAAAGGCCTGAGCTTGAACGATGCGGTCAAACGCATGCGCGGCGAGCCCAAAACCAAGGTATTGCTGACCATCTTCCGCAAGTCCGAAAACCGCACCTTCCCGGTGACCATCGTGCGCGAAGAGATCAAGACCCAATCGGTCAAATCCAAAATCGTCGAGCCGGGTTATGGTTGGATTCGCGTGTCCCAGTTCCAAGAACGCACGGTGGACGACTTTGCCCGCAAGATCGAAGAGATGTACAAGCAAGAGCCCCAGCTCAAAGGCCTGGTGCTCGACCTGCGCAACGATCCCGGGGGTCTGCTGGACGCGGCCGTGGCCTTGTCTGCCGCATTTTTGCCTGAAAACGTCACGGTGGTCACCACCAATGGCCAGCTTGAAGAAAGCAAATCCATCTACAAGGCGACACCCCAGTTCTGGCGTCGCAACAGCAGCAACGACCCCATCACCCGCATGACGGTGGCCACGGGTGGTGCGCTGAAAAAAGTGCCTTTGGTGGTGCTGGTGAACGAAGGCTCGGCCTCGGCCAGCGAGATCGTGGCGGGCGCCCTGCAAGACTACAAGCGCGGCACCCTCATGGGCAGCCAGACTTTTGGCAAAGGCTCGGTGCAAACGGTGCGCCAACTGGGTCCTGACACCGCCCTCAAAATCACCACGGCCCGCTACTACACGCCCAATGGCCGCGCCATCCAAGCCAAAGGCATCGTGCCGGAGGTGATGCTGGACGAAACCGAAAACGGCAACGTCTTCTCGGCCCTGCGCCCCCGCGAAGCGGACCTGGACAAACACCTGTCCAATGGCAAGGAAGCCCAAGAGAAAAAAGACCCGGTCCGCGAGAAAGCCCGCGAAGACGCGATCAAGAAACTCGAAGAAGAGTCCAAAAAGCCTGTGGCCGAACGCCGCTTGCCCGAGTTCGGCTCGGACAAGGATTTCCAGTTGATCCAGGCCTTGAACCAGCTCAAGGGTCTGCCCGTCAAGGCCAGCACGACGCTGGCCGAACGCAAGATCGAAAAGAAAGTCGACTGA
- a CDS encoding ScpA family protein, which translates to MTLPSYPTELPAAGQDTPASMPVVVDHVAVARLYGEPLFSMPTDLYIPPDALEVFLEAFEGPLDLLLYLIRKQNFNILDIPMAGVTRQYLAYVDEIRQRNLELAAEYLLMAAMLIEIKSRMLLPPKKVAEGEEAEDPRAELVRRLLEYEQMKLASMQLNAVPQYGRDFLQAEVYIEQSLQPRFPDVSMDELQTAWRDILKRANLVQHHKISREELSVREHMSIVLKHLQGRKFVEFEHLFDPTLGVPVLVVTFIALLELAKETLIEITQAEAFAPIYVRLAYTPN; encoded by the coding sequence ATGACCTTGCCCTCCTACCCCACCGAGCTGCCCGCAGCGGGACAGGACACGCCTGCCTCCATGCCGGTGGTGGTGGACCATGTGGCCGTGGCAAGGTTGTATGGCGAGCCGCTGTTTTCTATGCCCACCGACCTGTACATCCCACCGGATGCACTGGAGGTGTTTCTGGAGGCCTTCGAAGGGCCGCTGGACTTGCTGCTCTATTTGATCCGCAAGCAGAACTTCAACATCCTCGACATCCCCATGGCGGGTGTCACGCGCCAGTATTTGGCCTATGTCGATGAAATCCGTCAGCGCAATTTGGAGCTCGCCGCCGAGTACCTGCTGATGGCGGCCATGCTGATCGAGATCAAATCGCGCATGCTGCTGCCCCCCAAAAAGGTGGCCGAAGGCGAAGAAGCCGAAGACCCGCGTGCCGAACTGGTGCGCCGCCTGCTCGAATACGAACAAATGAAATTGGCTTCGATGCAGCTCAATGCCGTGCCCCAATATGGCCGTGATTTTTTGCAGGCCGAGGTCTACATCGAGCAAAGCCTGCAACCGCGCTTTCCAGACGTCAGCATGGACGAGCTGCAAACAGCCTGGCGCGACATCCTCAAACGCGCCAACCTGGTGCAGCACCACAAGATCAGCCGGGAAGAACTGAGCGTGCGCGAGCACATGAGCATCGTGCTCAAGCACCTGCAAGGGCGCAAATTTGTCGAATTTGAACACCTGTTCGACCCCACTTTGGGCGTGCCGGTGCTGGTGGTGACCTTCATTGCCCTGCTGGAACTGGCCAAGGAAACCCTGATCGAGATCACCCAAGCCGAAGCCTTTGCGCCGATTTACGTTCGGCTGGCTTACACGCCCAATTGA
- the secB gene encoding protein-export chaperone SecB: protein MTDTAVNAEAQAPVFQIQRVYLKEASLEQPNSPAILIEQQQPSVDIQLGVEATPVAEGVFEVCVTATVHTKIADKTVFLAECKQGGIFEIRNVPEDQLGAIMGIACPQIVYPYLRGNVADLITRAGFPPVHLAEINFQAMFEQQQAQAAATQQ, encoded by the coding sequence ATGACCGATACCGCCGTCAACGCCGAAGCCCAAGCCCCTGTTTTCCAGATTCAGCGCGTCTACCTCAAGGAGGCTTCGCTGGAGCAACCCAACTCCCCTGCCATCCTGATCGAGCAGCAGCAGCCCAGCGTGGACATCCAGCTGGGTGTGGAAGCCACTCCGGTGGCCGAAGGCGTGTTTGAAGTCTGTGTCACGGCCACCGTGCACACCAAGATCGCTGACAAGACGGTGTTCCTGGCCGAATGCAAGCAAGGCGGCATCTTTGAAATCCGCAACGTGCCCGAAGACCAGTTGGGCGCGATCATGGGCATTGCTTGCCCGCAAATCGTTTACCCCTACTTGCGCGGCAATGTGGCCGATCTGATCACCCGTGCGGGTTTCCCGCCTGTGCATTTGGCCGAAATCAACTTCCAGGCCATGTTCGAGCAGCAGCAGGCCCAAGCTGCCGCCACCCAGCAGTAA
- the grxC gene encoding glutaredoxin 3: MQNVKMYTTAVCPYCVRAKQLLKAKGVEQIEEIRIDLDPAQRDHMMQITGRRTVPQIYVGDTHVGGCDDLMALDAKGGLVPLLQAA; encoded by the coding sequence ATGCAAAACGTCAAGATGTACACCACGGCTGTCTGCCCTTACTGCGTGCGTGCCAAGCAGTTGCTCAAAGCCAAAGGCGTCGAGCAGATCGAAGAAATCCGCATCGACCTGGACCCGGCCCAGCGCGACCACATGATGCAGATCACCGGTCGGCGGACCGTCCCGCAAATTTATGTGGGTGACACCCACGTGGGCGGCTGCGACGACCTGATGGCGCTGGACGCCAAAGGCGGCTTGGTGCCTTTGTTGCAAGCGGCCTGA
- a CDS encoding molybdopterin-synthase adenylyltransferase MoeB, with amino-acid sequence MDDTQLLRYSRHILLNELGIDGQEKLLASHALIIGAGGLGSPVSLYLGSAGVGHITVVDHDEVDATNLQRQIAHTLDRVGQSKADSVRTAIAQINPDVRVTPITQRAEAALLDTLVAQADVVVDCCDNFETRQAVNLACVVHRKPLVSGAAIRMDGQVSVFDSTQAEAPCYACIFPPEQLPEETRCATMGVFAPLVGIIGTVQAAEALKILSGMGSHMAGRLLMLDGRELSWTDIRMQRNPACLVCAPHRQG; translated from the coding sequence ATGGATGACACGCAGCTGCTGCGCTATTCGCGGCACATCCTGCTCAACGAACTGGGCATCGACGGCCAGGAAAAACTCTTGGCCTCCCACGCCCTCATCATCGGTGCGGGTGGGCTGGGTTCTCCGGTCAGCCTGTATCTGGGCAGTGCAGGTGTAGGCCACATCACCGTGGTCGACCACGACGAGGTGGACGCCACCAATTTACAGCGCCAAATTGCCCACACGCTGGACCGGGTGGGCCAATCCAAAGCCGACTCGGTGCGAACCGCCATCGCCCAGATCAACCCCGATGTGCGCGTCACCCCCATCACCCAACGCGCGGAGGCTGCCCTGCTGGACACGCTGGTGGCGCAAGCCGATGTGGTGGTCGACTGCTGCGACAACTTTGAAACCCGCCAGGCCGTGAACCTGGCCTGTGTGGTGCACCGCAAGCCGCTGGTCTCAGGCGCGGCCATCCGCATGGACGGCCAGGTTTCGGTATTTGACAGCACGCAGGCTGAAGCGCCCTGCTACGCCTGCATTTTCCCGCCTGAGCAGCTGCCCGAAGAAACCCGCTGTGCCACCATGGGCGTGTTCGCACCGCTGGTGGGCATCATCGGCACGGTGCAGGCGGCTGAAGCCCTCAAAATCCTGAGCGGCATGGGCAGCCACATGGCCGGACGTTTGCTGATGCTCGATGGGCGCGAACTGTCTTGGACCGACATCCGCATGCAACGCAACCCGGCTTGCCTGGTGTGCGCACCGCACCGCCAAGGCTGA